The following coding sequences lie in one Clupea harengus chromosome 23, Ch_v2.0.2, whole genome shotgun sequence genomic window:
- the exoc7 gene encoding exocyst complex component 7 isoform X8: MMIPTEDASARKRVIEEKLKQEQETLAFIRENLEKSDQLTKGMVSILSSFESRLMQLENSIIPVHKQTENLQRLQENVDKTLSCMDHVISYYHVAKDTDKIIREGPTGRLDEYLACIAKIQKAVEYFQDNNPDSPELNLVKARFEKGKESLETEFRGLLTRYSKPVPPILILDAIGVDDELEVQEEVTLEHLPEAVLQDIIIISGWLVEYGRNQDFMNVYFQIRSSQLDRSIKGLKEHFRKSSASSGILYSPAVQTKRKDTPTKKAPKRPGKDDVLDIEIDSYIHCISAFVKLAQSEYVLLAEIIPEHHQKKTFDSLIQEALDNLMLEGDNIVSAARRAILRHDYSAVLTIFPILRHLKQTKPDFDTTLQGTAASTKNKLPTLITSMETIGAKALEEFADSIKNDPDKEYNMPKDGTVHELTSNAILFLQQLLDFQETAGAMLASQVLGDTYNIPLDPRETSSSASSYSSEFSRRLLSTYICKVLGNLQLNLLSKSKVYEDQALSAIFLHNNYNYILKSLEKSELIQLVAVTNKKVESSYRELIQQQIQVYQHSWYKVTEHITDRNMPTFQPGTKLKDKERQVIKDKFKGFNDGLEELCKIQKGWAIPDKEQRDFIRQAQKRVVSEAYRAFLHRYANISFTKNPEKYHKYRAENVEDMIERLFDTSA, from the exons ATGATGATTCCGACCGAGGATGCGTCTGCTAGGAAGCGGGTGATAGAGGAGAAACTTAAGCAG GAGCAAGAAACGCTGGCATTTATTCGTGAGAACTTGGAGAAGAGTGACCAGCTAACAAAAGGAATG GTGTCCATTCTGTCATCGTTTGAGAGCCGACTGATGCAGCTGGAGAACTCCATTATCCCGGTGCACAAGCAGACAGAGAACCTTCAGCGACTGCAGGAGAATGTGGACAAGACCCTCTCCTGCATGGATCACGTAATCAGCTACTACCATGTTGCCAAGGATACCGACAAGATCATCAGAGAGGG ACCCACAGGGCGACTGGATGAGTACCTGGCCTGTATCGCAAAGATCCAGAAAGCTGTGGAGTATTTCCAGGACAACAATCCTGACAGCCCAGAACTCAACTTAGTG AAAGCCAGATTTGAAAAGGGAAAGGAGAGTCTGGAGACTGAGTTCCGCGGCCTGCTGACCCGCTACAGCAAACCTGTGCCCCCCATCCTCATCCTGGATGCCATTGGTGTGGACGACGAGCTGGAGGTCCAGGAGGAAGTGACCCTGGAGCACCTGCCTGAGGCCGTGTTGCaggacatcatcatcatctccggATGGCTGGTAGAGTACGGACGCAACCAGG ACTTCATGAACGTGTACTTCCAGATCCGCTCAAGCCAGCTGGACCGCTCCATTAAGGGGCTGAAGGAGCATTTCCGCAAGAGCAGTGCCTCCTCCGGCATCCTCTACTCACCGGCAGTTCAGACCAAACGCAAAGACACCCCCACCAAGAAGGCCCCCAAAAGACCAG GGAAGGACGACGTGCTGGACATCGAGATCGACTCCTACATCCACTGCATCAGTGCCTTCGTCAAGCTGGCCCAGAGCGAGTACGTTCTGCTCGCGGAGATCATCCCAGAACACCACCAGAAGAAGACCTTCGACTCACTCATTCAG GAGGCCCTGGATAACCTGATGTTGGAGGGGGATAACATTGTGTCGGCCGCACGCCGGGCCATCTTGCGTCATGACTACTCTGCCGTCCTCACCATCTTCCCCATACTGAGGCACCTTAAGCAGACCAAGCCTGACTTTGACACTACCCTACAG GGCACAGCTGCCAGCACTAAGAACAAGCTCCCTACCCTCATCACCTCCATGGAGACCATCGGAGCCAAAGCCCTGGAGGAGTTTGCAGACAGCATCAAG AATGACCCTGATAAGGAGTACAACATGCCGAAGGATGGAACAGTCCATGAGTTGACCAGTAAT GCCATCTTGTTCTTGCAGCAGCTGCTGGACTTCCAGGAAACCGCTGGAGCCATGCTGGCCTCTCAAG TACTCGGGGACACTTACAATATACCTTTAGACCCCCGAG AGACCAGCTCATCTGCCAGCAGCTACAGCTCTGAGTTCAGCAGACGACTCCTCAGCACATACATAT GTAAAGTTCTGGGCAACCTACAGCTGAACCTTCTCAGTAAATCCAAAGTTTATGAGGACCAAGCCCTCAGTGCCATATTCCTccacaacaactacaactacatccTCAAGTCCCTGGAGAA GTCAGAATTAATCCAGTTGGTGGCCGTCACTAATAAGAAGGTGGAGAGTTCTTACAGAGAGCTGATACAGCAACAAATCCAGGTGTACCAACACAG ctGGTACAAAGTCACAGAGCACATAACTGATCGGAATATGCCTACTTTCCAACCTGGTACAAAG TTGAAAGATAAAGAACGCCAGGTGATCAAAGACAAATTCAAG GGTTTCAATGATGGCCTGGAGGAGCTGTGTAAGATCCAGAAGGGCTGGGCCATCCCCGACAAAGAGCAGCGGGACTTCATTCGCCAGGCTCAGAAGAGGGTGGTGTCCGAGGCCTACAGGGCCTTCCTGCATAG
- the exoc7 gene encoding exocyst complex component 7 isoform X6, with product MMIPTEDASARKRVIEEKLKQEQETLAFIRENLEKSDQLTKGMVSILSSFESRLMQLENSIIPVHKQTENLQRLQENVDKTLSCMDHVISYYHVAKDTDKIIREGPTGRLDEYLACIAKIQKAVEYFQDNNPDSPELNLVKARFEKGKESLETEFRGLLTRYSKPVPPILILDAIGVDDELEVQEEVTLEHLPEAVLQDIIIISGWLVEYGRNQDFMNVYFQIRSSQLDRSIKGLKEHFRKSSASSGILYSPAVQTKRKDTPTKKAPKRPVYIPGHDYDLRAKHLNDALNEKHGASTGKDDVLDIEIDSYIHCISAFVKLAQSEYVLLAEIIPEHHQKKTFDSLIQEALDNLMLEGDNIVSAARRAILRHDYSAVLTIFPILRHLKQTKPDFDTTLQGTAASTKNKLPTLITSMETIGAKALEEFADSIKNDPDKEYNMPKDGTVHELTSNAILFLQQLLDFQETAGAMLASQETSSSASSYSSEFSRRLLSTYICKVLGNLQLNLLSKSKVYEDQALSAIFLHNNYNYILKSLEKSELIQLVAVTNKKVESSYRELIQQQIQVYQHSWYKVTEHITDRNMPTFQPGTKLKDKERQVIKDKFKGFNDGLEELCKIQKGWAIPDKEQRDFIRQAQKRVVSEAYRAFLHRYANISFTKNPEKYHKYRAENVEDMIERLFDTSA from the exons ATGATGATTCCGACCGAGGATGCGTCTGCTAGGAAGCGGGTGATAGAGGAGAAACTTAAGCAG GAGCAAGAAACGCTGGCATTTATTCGTGAGAACTTGGAGAAGAGTGACCAGCTAACAAAAGGAATG GTGTCCATTCTGTCATCGTTTGAGAGCCGACTGATGCAGCTGGAGAACTCCATTATCCCGGTGCACAAGCAGACAGAGAACCTTCAGCGACTGCAGGAGAATGTGGACAAGACCCTCTCCTGCATGGATCACGTAATCAGCTACTACCATGTTGCCAAGGATACCGACAAGATCATCAGAGAGGG ACCCACAGGGCGACTGGATGAGTACCTGGCCTGTATCGCAAAGATCCAGAAAGCTGTGGAGTATTTCCAGGACAACAATCCTGACAGCCCAGAACTCAACTTAGTG AAAGCCAGATTTGAAAAGGGAAAGGAGAGTCTGGAGACTGAGTTCCGCGGCCTGCTGACCCGCTACAGCAAACCTGTGCCCCCCATCCTCATCCTGGATGCCATTGGTGTGGACGACGAGCTGGAGGTCCAGGAGGAAGTGACCCTGGAGCACCTGCCTGAGGCCGTGTTGCaggacatcatcatcatctccggATGGCTGGTAGAGTACGGACGCAACCAGG ACTTCATGAACGTGTACTTCCAGATCCGCTCAAGCCAGCTGGACCGCTCCATTAAGGGGCTGAAGGAGCATTTCCGCAAGAGCAGTGCCTCCTCCGGCATCCTCTACTCACCGGCAGTTCAGACCAAACGCAAAGACACCCCCACCAAGAAGGCCCCCAAAAGACCAG TCTACATCCCAG GTCACGATTATGACCTGCGGGCCAAACACCTGAATGATGCCCTGAATGAGAAGCACGGGGCGAGTACAG GGAAGGACGACGTGCTGGACATCGAGATCGACTCCTACATCCACTGCATCAGTGCCTTCGTCAAGCTGGCCCAGAGCGAGTACGTTCTGCTCGCGGAGATCATCCCAGAACACCACCAGAAGAAGACCTTCGACTCACTCATTCAG GAGGCCCTGGATAACCTGATGTTGGAGGGGGATAACATTGTGTCGGCCGCACGCCGGGCCATCTTGCGTCATGACTACTCTGCCGTCCTCACCATCTTCCCCATACTGAGGCACCTTAAGCAGACCAAGCCTGACTTTGACACTACCCTACAG GGCACAGCTGCCAGCACTAAGAACAAGCTCCCTACCCTCATCACCTCCATGGAGACCATCGGAGCCAAAGCCCTGGAGGAGTTTGCAGACAGCATCAAG AATGACCCTGATAAGGAGTACAACATGCCGAAGGATGGAACAGTCCATGAGTTGACCAGTAAT GCCATCTTGTTCTTGCAGCAGCTGCTGGACTTCCAGGAAACCGCTGGAGCCATGCTGGCCTCTCAAG AGACCAGCTCATCTGCCAGCAGCTACAGCTCTGAGTTCAGCAGACGACTCCTCAGCACATACATAT GTAAAGTTCTGGGCAACCTACAGCTGAACCTTCTCAGTAAATCCAAAGTTTATGAGGACCAAGCCCTCAGTGCCATATTCCTccacaacaactacaactacatccTCAAGTCCCTGGAGAA GTCAGAATTAATCCAGTTGGTGGCCGTCACTAATAAGAAGGTGGAGAGTTCTTACAGAGAGCTGATACAGCAACAAATCCAGGTGTACCAACACAG ctGGTACAAAGTCACAGAGCACATAACTGATCGGAATATGCCTACTTTCCAACCTGGTACAAAG TTGAAAGATAAAGAACGCCAGGTGATCAAAGACAAATTCAAG GGTTTCAATGATGGCCTGGAGGAGCTGTGTAAGATCCAGAAGGGCTGGGCCATCCCCGACAAAGAGCAGCGGGACTTCATTCGCCAGGCTCAGAAGAGGGTGGTGTCCGAGGCCTACAGGGCCTTCCTGCATAG
- the exoc7 gene encoding exocyst complex component 7 isoform X9 yields MMIPTEDASARKRVIEEKLKQEQETLAFIRENLEKSDQLTKGMVSILSSFESRLMQLENSIIPVHKQTENLQRLQENVDKTLSCMDHVISYYHVAKDTDKIIREGPTGRLDEYLACIAKIQKAVEYFQDNNPDSPELNLVKARFEKGKESLETEFRGLLTRYSKPVPPILILDAIGVDDELEVQEEVTLEHLPEAVLQDIIIISGWLVEYGRNQDFMNVYFQIRSSQLDRSIKGLKEHFRKSSASSGILYSPAVQTKRKDTPTKKAPKRPGKDDVLDIEIDSYIHCISAFVKLAQSEYVLLAEIIPEHHQKKTFDSLIQEALDNLMLEGDNIVSAARRAILRHDYSAVLTIFPILRHLKQTKPDFDTTLQGTAASTKNKLPTLITSMETIGAKALEEFADSIKNDPDKEYNMPKDGTVHELTSNAILFLQQLLDFQETAGAMLASQETSSSASSYSSEFSRRLLSTYICKVLGNLQLNLLSKSKVYEDQALSAIFLHNNYNYILKSLEKSELIQLVAVTNKKVESSYRELIQQQIQVYQHSWYKVTEHITDRNMPTFQPGTKLKDKERQVIKDKFKGFNDGLEELCKIQKGWAIPDKEQRDFIRQAQKRVVSEAYRAFLHRYANISFTKNPEKYHKYRAENVEDMIERLFDTSA; encoded by the exons ATGATGATTCCGACCGAGGATGCGTCTGCTAGGAAGCGGGTGATAGAGGAGAAACTTAAGCAG GAGCAAGAAACGCTGGCATTTATTCGTGAGAACTTGGAGAAGAGTGACCAGCTAACAAAAGGAATG GTGTCCATTCTGTCATCGTTTGAGAGCCGACTGATGCAGCTGGAGAACTCCATTATCCCGGTGCACAAGCAGACAGAGAACCTTCAGCGACTGCAGGAGAATGTGGACAAGACCCTCTCCTGCATGGATCACGTAATCAGCTACTACCATGTTGCCAAGGATACCGACAAGATCATCAGAGAGGG ACCCACAGGGCGACTGGATGAGTACCTGGCCTGTATCGCAAAGATCCAGAAAGCTGTGGAGTATTTCCAGGACAACAATCCTGACAGCCCAGAACTCAACTTAGTG AAAGCCAGATTTGAAAAGGGAAAGGAGAGTCTGGAGACTGAGTTCCGCGGCCTGCTGACCCGCTACAGCAAACCTGTGCCCCCCATCCTCATCCTGGATGCCATTGGTGTGGACGACGAGCTGGAGGTCCAGGAGGAAGTGACCCTGGAGCACCTGCCTGAGGCCGTGTTGCaggacatcatcatcatctccggATGGCTGGTAGAGTACGGACGCAACCAGG ACTTCATGAACGTGTACTTCCAGATCCGCTCAAGCCAGCTGGACCGCTCCATTAAGGGGCTGAAGGAGCATTTCCGCAAGAGCAGTGCCTCCTCCGGCATCCTCTACTCACCGGCAGTTCAGACCAAACGCAAAGACACCCCCACCAAGAAGGCCCCCAAAAGACCAG GGAAGGACGACGTGCTGGACATCGAGATCGACTCCTACATCCACTGCATCAGTGCCTTCGTCAAGCTGGCCCAGAGCGAGTACGTTCTGCTCGCGGAGATCATCCCAGAACACCACCAGAAGAAGACCTTCGACTCACTCATTCAG GAGGCCCTGGATAACCTGATGTTGGAGGGGGATAACATTGTGTCGGCCGCACGCCGGGCCATCTTGCGTCATGACTACTCTGCCGTCCTCACCATCTTCCCCATACTGAGGCACCTTAAGCAGACCAAGCCTGACTTTGACACTACCCTACAG GGCACAGCTGCCAGCACTAAGAACAAGCTCCCTACCCTCATCACCTCCATGGAGACCATCGGAGCCAAAGCCCTGGAGGAGTTTGCAGACAGCATCAAG AATGACCCTGATAAGGAGTACAACATGCCGAAGGATGGAACAGTCCATGAGTTGACCAGTAAT GCCATCTTGTTCTTGCAGCAGCTGCTGGACTTCCAGGAAACCGCTGGAGCCATGCTGGCCTCTCAAG AGACCAGCTCATCTGCCAGCAGCTACAGCTCTGAGTTCAGCAGACGACTCCTCAGCACATACATAT GTAAAGTTCTGGGCAACCTACAGCTGAACCTTCTCAGTAAATCCAAAGTTTATGAGGACCAAGCCCTCAGTGCCATATTCCTccacaacaactacaactacatccTCAAGTCCCTGGAGAA GTCAGAATTAATCCAGTTGGTGGCCGTCACTAATAAGAAGGTGGAGAGTTCTTACAGAGAGCTGATACAGCAACAAATCCAGGTGTACCAACACAG ctGGTACAAAGTCACAGAGCACATAACTGATCGGAATATGCCTACTTTCCAACCTGGTACAAAG TTGAAAGATAAAGAACGCCAGGTGATCAAAGACAAATTCAAG GGTTTCAATGATGGCCTGGAGGAGCTGTGTAAGATCCAGAAGGGCTGGGCCATCCCCGACAAAGAGCAGCGGGACTTCATTCGCCAGGCTCAGAAGAGGGTGGTGTCCGAGGCCTACAGGGCCTTCCTGCATAG
- the exoc7 gene encoding exocyst complex component 7 isoform X7: protein MMIPTEDASARKRVIEEKLKQEQETLAFIRENLEKSDQLTKGMVSILSSFESRLMQLENSIIPVHKQTENLQRLQENVDKTLSCMDHVISYYHVAKDTDKIIREGPTGRLDEYLACIAKIQKAVEYFQDNNPDSPELNLVKARFEKGKESLETEFRGLLTRYSKPVPPILILDAIGVDDELEVQEEVTLEHLPEAVLQDIIIISGWLVEYGRNQDFMNVYFQIRSSQLDRSIKGLKEHFRKSSASSGILYSPAVQTKRKDTPTKKAPKRPGHDYDLRAKHLNDALNEKHGASTGKDDVLDIEIDSYIHCISAFVKLAQSEYVLLAEIIPEHHQKKTFDSLIQEALDNLMLEGDNIVSAARRAILRHDYSAVLTIFPILRHLKQTKPDFDTTLQGTAASTKNKLPTLITSMETIGAKALEEFADSIKNDPDKEYNMPKDGTVHELTSNAILFLQQLLDFQETAGAMLASQETSSSASSYSSEFSRRLLSTYICKVLGNLQLNLLSKSKVYEDQALSAIFLHNNYNYILKSLEKSELIQLVAVTNKKVESSYRELIQQQIQVYQHSWYKVTEHITDRNMPTFQPGTKLKDKERQVIKDKFKGFNDGLEELCKIQKGWAIPDKEQRDFIRQAQKRVVSEAYRAFLHRYANISFTKNPEKYHKYRAENVEDMIERLFDTSA from the exons ATGATGATTCCGACCGAGGATGCGTCTGCTAGGAAGCGGGTGATAGAGGAGAAACTTAAGCAG GAGCAAGAAACGCTGGCATTTATTCGTGAGAACTTGGAGAAGAGTGACCAGCTAACAAAAGGAATG GTGTCCATTCTGTCATCGTTTGAGAGCCGACTGATGCAGCTGGAGAACTCCATTATCCCGGTGCACAAGCAGACAGAGAACCTTCAGCGACTGCAGGAGAATGTGGACAAGACCCTCTCCTGCATGGATCACGTAATCAGCTACTACCATGTTGCCAAGGATACCGACAAGATCATCAGAGAGGG ACCCACAGGGCGACTGGATGAGTACCTGGCCTGTATCGCAAAGATCCAGAAAGCTGTGGAGTATTTCCAGGACAACAATCCTGACAGCCCAGAACTCAACTTAGTG AAAGCCAGATTTGAAAAGGGAAAGGAGAGTCTGGAGACTGAGTTCCGCGGCCTGCTGACCCGCTACAGCAAACCTGTGCCCCCCATCCTCATCCTGGATGCCATTGGTGTGGACGACGAGCTGGAGGTCCAGGAGGAAGTGACCCTGGAGCACCTGCCTGAGGCCGTGTTGCaggacatcatcatcatctccggATGGCTGGTAGAGTACGGACGCAACCAGG ACTTCATGAACGTGTACTTCCAGATCCGCTCAAGCCAGCTGGACCGCTCCATTAAGGGGCTGAAGGAGCATTTCCGCAAGAGCAGTGCCTCCTCCGGCATCCTCTACTCACCGGCAGTTCAGACCAAACGCAAAGACACCCCCACCAAGAAGGCCCCCAAAAGACCAG GTCACGATTATGACCTGCGGGCCAAACACCTGAATGATGCCCTGAATGAGAAGCACGGGGCGAGTACAG GGAAGGACGACGTGCTGGACATCGAGATCGACTCCTACATCCACTGCATCAGTGCCTTCGTCAAGCTGGCCCAGAGCGAGTACGTTCTGCTCGCGGAGATCATCCCAGAACACCACCAGAAGAAGACCTTCGACTCACTCATTCAG GAGGCCCTGGATAACCTGATGTTGGAGGGGGATAACATTGTGTCGGCCGCACGCCGGGCCATCTTGCGTCATGACTACTCTGCCGTCCTCACCATCTTCCCCATACTGAGGCACCTTAAGCAGACCAAGCCTGACTTTGACACTACCCTACAG GGCACAGCTGCCAGCACTAAGAACAAGCTCCCTACCCTCATCACCTCCATGGAGACCATCGGAGCCAAAGCCCTGGAGGAGTTTGCAGACAGCATCAAG AATGACCCTGATAAGGAGTACAACATGCCGAAGGATGGAACAGTCCATGAGTTGACCAGTAAT GCCATCTTGTTCTTGCAGCAGCTGCTGGACTTCCAGGAAACCGCTGGAGCCATGCTGGCCTCTCAAG AGACCAGCTCATCTGCCAGCAGCTACAGCTCTGAGTTCAGCAGACGACTCCTCAGCACATACATAT GTAAAGTTCTGGGCAACCTACAGCTGAACCTTCTCAGTAAATCCAAAGTTTATGAGGACCAAGCCCTCAGTGCCATATTCCTccacaacaactacaactacatccTCAAGTCCCTGGAGAA GTCAGAATTAATCCAGTTGGTGGCCGTCACTAATAAGAAGGTGGAGAGTTCTTACAGAGAGCTGATACAGCAACAAATCCAGGTGTACCAACACAG ctGGTACAAAGTCACAGAGCACATAACTGATCGGAATATGCCTACTTTCCAACCTGGTACAAAG TTGAAAGATAAAGAACGCCAGGTGATCAAAGACAAATTCAAG GGTTTCAATGATGGCCTGGAGGAGCTGTGTAAGATCCAGAAGGGCTGGGCCATCCCCGACAAAGAGCAGCGGGACTTCATTCGCCAGGCTCAGAAGAGGGTGGTGTCCGAGGCCTACAGGGCCTTCCTGCATAG